In Pieris brassicae chromosome 8, ilPieBrab1.1, whole genome shotgun sequence, the DNA window GTTCTTAGAacgaataaaaacatttattctaCATTGATTTTAGATTTACATGGATCCTTGGGGTAGTAAAATTAGTATATCAGAAGTTCCAGCAGAATTTGAAGATAATTTCAAGCCTGAACAGAAGTTTGATAAATTGACTGATTCTGCCGAGTACCTCGCCGTTCTCGGTAGGTTTATTATCcgctgtttatatttttcccattatctataatttttatcactTTTAAATGGTTTCATTTGAGGGGCAATAATTATCGGAAGGTCACGTACCCTTTGAAGCATTAtagttactttttatattttcgttaAGTCCTTCGTATGTTTCTTTTGCaaacaagttttattttaattatttctttacagaaagaaaactaaaagccctaaggaaaaaaaataaagtagttGAAGACCTAGCTGCTTACAGAGCTGACTGCCTTGATCGCCTCTTAAGAGAAGGCTGCGATCTTGACCCTGTCATTGGTGATACTGACTCTGAGAAACTCATCCAAGAATAAACTAACAGTAAGTAATCATGGCATCATCATCATCTAACATTGATCTAACAGGACCTACCTTCTGCATTGTGACTGGGGCTTCACAGGGCATTGGAAAAGTCATTGCTATAGagttttctaaattatttggCCCACATTCTGTGTTGTTGCTTTTGGCCCGTAAAACAGAAGAATTAGCTCAAACTGCAAAACTCTGTGAATCTGATAATGTTAAAGTTATCTACAAATCTGTGGATTTATCAGTAGCTACTGAACAGGAGATGTGTGATATTATTAGCCTGGCATTAAGTGGCCACAAAGTGACAGATTTCACCgctaatataattttccatAATGTTGGATCTCTGGGCAACTTGTCCATTAAAACATCTTGTATAGAAAATGTTAAGGAGATGAGGGAATATTATGACttgaatgtttttaaagtGATATCATTGAACactcaatttttaaaactgtttgaaGAAGTTGAAGACAGGATTATCATTGTCAATATTACTTCCCTGTGTGCTATTAAACCAATGAGCGGTATGGCATATTATTGTAGTGGTAAAGCTGCTCGTGAAATGTACTTTAGAGTCCTTGCAGAGGAGAAAAAGGGCATGATAGTACTTAACTATTCCCCTGGGCCAGTAGAAACCACTATGATCGATTATGTCATTGATAAGACTGTTAATGAGAATCTCCGTGAGGTATTCACCACCTTCAAAAACCAAGGTACTCTGTTAAAAGCCGAAACAACAGTTAGAAAATGTATCAAAGTCTTAGTAGCTGGTCGATTTAAGTCAGGAGATCATGTTGATTTCTTTGATGATGAATAGATTCCTATTATATACTCAATGTTTGTGTGTGTAGCTTCTATCTATGCGGTATTGTgatcttatataataattattgtattgtaggTACTTAGGTATGTTTTCACTTGAGGCTATCTAGTTATATGCTTACTGGTTTCATGTATTGTGAAATTGTATTTCCTTACTCAAATTGCAGAATCCTATTTActcttaattgtattttaataaattattatgtatgaatgcaattcataataataaacgcTTAATGTTGAACGTTTTTTTACTTACCCTATAATTTCTAGTTCAAATGAGTTACATTCATATTAGCTTTATTACATTTCAAAGattaaatacaacaaatatatGACGCAAATAATGATTACACaacattatgaaataaatcattagtGGAAATAATACACaactttaaatgttaataacaattttaatttagatcatatttttttacgtaaaacATTACGACATTCGTTCATTTAACTTAACTTATCGTAAGGTGAGGTTTGCAGttcacgtattttttttaaggatatttaacaattGATCAACCATTAAACTGGTTCTTATTAAACACTAATCACAGCATAAATTATGCTGCAAACATGTTTTTAGCCAGTGAAGTACTGAACGGAACTTTACACACATCATTGCCCATGAAAGTAACCAACTCTTTTGCGTAATCAGATCGATAACACAATAATAGTTAACAAAACGTGCTTCATCGGGCTCTTTTAACCGTTCACAGTTCAACTATTGAACCGTTCAACAGTTCAATAGTTTACGAAttaattcgacttaaggtccaTCAAAAAAAAAGAGTATCAATTTTCGAAAGGTCGACAACGCACTCGTGTGCATTGTATGCAGTGTGGGTATTCTAAATGTATCAATAGGCAGcgctatcacttaacaacaggTGACGGGCTCACCTGTTGTTAAGTGACCCCCcggttgtttatttattatattcgagaaatgatatttacattacacaaatatatttccgATTCGTAACAGAGTTACCACAAcgaattttcaatttaaatttaaactacgatcgtttatatttttatcttagtaCGACTGACGCGAACCTATTTCCTATACAAGATGCGTGTCCAAGCATCGCACTGCTGGACTTTTATCgctttattctattattttagtagCTTTTTGGGCTAACAGAAATACAAACCagtatagatatttatttatttccacacagctatcataaattataaaatatacaacaagaaacggtaatttttttttaaattctctatCTATATCTCTGCGACTTGTACCCCATGTAATAGAAAGGGGGCGTTATGGCTTTGGAGcccttataaaaaataaaaaataaaaacaattttaaatcatttattcttatataaacacaatgtacacttatgaacataaaacaattaataaaaatgaaatgcttctaattttacatttactgccagttttcaaatcaatttcaataaactcttttttaaatcgctaagttttttgttttacacaatgtttataagcagctgcaaccattacacctcATTAATTATCttaggtaattaaaaataataaaataaattaaatacaaagtttTGTCATGATGTACCTAAATGATATTGTCTCATTTCCCAGTGGGTCCCACCCATTTACATGCGCCTCTTTAACTGCCGTGATTCGAAAAATTCACCCAAAAACagttatacttatatatagccaaagataGCATATATAAGATATGCAAgaaggttcaaacatttacgaaaccttaaatttacttaatgaAAACCCATATTACAAcatttagtattaatattcttatttacgGTAATATCCCCGTCTTTATAGGTGTAACGATTTCTGTGCAATCAATGCCTTTTTTAACCGAATCCAAgatttgttcatttattttcacaCGTAAATGCGTTCGACTTCGATTCAACAGggaaataatttcaaataactgGGTACGATATACGACTATTGCCAAATAACTTCATTCTAGTTTCAAGCCCTTGATACTTTTCGTTTGTGAAAGTAGTCTAAGCGGtcatactaataattaagatatagataaaaatcaaACTACCAACTATTGATTATCTATGTACTCTACGGACTGTTCTTGTTTATGGCTAAACTTTTTTTTGAGTTATAAACACAACATTTTCTGTCTTATAACAGAGATTAATTTCAACAAATAGTACAATTTTAGTTTGAGCAGGTATACATCCCGATTCCTATTTATAACTTAGAGTCTACGTCACTATGCTTAGTTCGTTTTTTTGTTGGGTTTTGCC includes these proteins:
- the LOC123713059 gene encoding sepiapterin reductase, which encodes MASSSSNIDLTGPTFCIVTGASQGIGKVIAIEFSKLFGPHSVLLLLARKTEELAQTAKLCESDNVKVIYKSVDLSVATEQEMCDIISLALSGHKVTDFTANIIFHNVGSLGNLSIKTSCIENVKEMREYYDLNVFKVISLNTQFLKLFEEVEDRIIIVNITSLCAIKPMSGMAYYCSGKAAREMYFRVLAEEKKGMIVLNYSPGPVETTMIDYVIDKTVNENLREVFTTFKNQGTLLKAETTVRKCIKVLVAGRFKSGDHVDFFDDE